The Tripterygium wilfordii isolate XIE 37 chromosome 23, ASM1340144v1, whole genome shotgun sequence genomic sequence ACAACCAGGGAAGACAATAATGGATCAGAAGCTCCACTAATAACATCACCGTTGTGTCTAACCTGCAGCAGATAATTCAAAGCTCTTTCTGTGATAATCTCACCGGGGATCATCACAGGAATTCCTGGTGGGTACGGGCATATAAGCTCCCCACAAATCTCACCAAGGCTCTCTCCTATACTCACTCTCTTCTTTTTCGCAAAAAAGGCCTCCCTAGGGCTCATTGCCATGGTCATATAAGCAAAAGGTGCTTGATTTATATCCTCCGCCCACCTTTCTGTGTTCAGAATTTTTGATGATATAGCTTTTGCTGATAAATTCTTTATCCCTGTCACAAGCCTTTGAAGATGATCCCCACAAGTTCCAAGGTTGATTGCACATGTGATAGATTGGGTACCGACAAGTTCAGGAATGACTCCTTGATCCTTAAATAAAATCTCATCTGCTTTATAACCAGATAAACCAAGATGCCAGAAACCAATGGTAAGCCTCAAGGGATCGATAGCAGGAAAATTGGGGAAATTTCGCAACTCAAGAACTGTAATATGTGGTATTTTTCGGATAAGATGTTTCACTCGAAGTGCTGCATCCACACATTTATCAAAAACAGCTTCAGGATTTTCACTTAGTTGAGCTCGAGCAGCATCTAATGAAGCTAGAAGCAGATAACTAGGACTACTGCTTTGAAGAGTCTGAAGGCATCTACAGATTTTTTCTCTATCTACAATGCTCCCCGACAGATGTAGCATTGATGACTGTGTAAGAGAGCACAGAACTTTGTGAGTAGATTGTACGGCTAGATCGGCTCCTTGCTGGATAGCTGAATATGGCAGCTTCGGATGAAATCCAAAATGCGCCCCATGAGCctcatcaacaattaaaggaaTTCCACGAGAATGACAGAGCTTGGAAATCTCACCCAACTTGCTGCATATACCATGATAAGTCGGGGAGGTAACAAAAACTGCAGCTGCCTTTTGACCTTCTAACTCCAATTCCTTCAGAGCTGTCTCTACCTGTCAACTTGTCCACTTAAGTTATGCATGGATGATCGCCTTTGCAAAGAAATAAAACATGTTACACTGTGATTATATTTATCttgaaaatgttaaaagaataataaggttGCCTTTCTGTTCCTAAATCAATTTTTAGAACTTTTCACAATGGGAATTTATGACACCAATGTTTTAAACTTTTGACCATTTAATTCCATATCTTCCATGGTTGTCTCATATGTAAGTGAAACTGGTCACCAAATTCATGCAT encodes the following:
- the LOC119992406 gene encoding arginine decarboxylase-like isoform X2; translated protein: MDSACSPALGFAINHLGFIQCRSSRTLRRTSVSVSQSQSNLEPPKKPDGRIENFNSKSVTIDKTVIPKSQIIQRVSLPPLVSALKASTKQNVASFHFPGHNRGQAAPPSLTQLIGAAPFFHDLPELPELDNLFSPEGPILEAQKLAAKLFGSSETWFLVGGTTCGIQAAVMATCSPGDYIILPRNSHISAISAMVLSGAVPKYIIPEYDYAWDIMGGVTPLQVETALKELELEGQKAAAVFVTSPTYHGICSKLGEISKLCHSRGIPLIVDEAHGAHFGFHPKLPYSAIQQGADLAVQSTHKVLCSLTQSSMLHLSGSIVDREKICRCLQTLQSSSPSYLLLASLDAARAQLSENPEAVFDKCVDAALRVKHLIRKIPHITVLELRNFPNFPAIDPLRLTIGFWHLGLSGYKADEILFKDQGVIPELVGTQSITCAINLGTCGDHLQRLVTGIKNLSAKAISSKILNTERWAEDINQAPFAYMTMAMSPREAFFAKKKRVSIGESLGEICGELICPYPPGIPVMIPGEIITERALNYLLQVRHNGDVISGASDPLLSSLVVCSI
- the LOC119992406 gene encoding arginine decarboxylase-like isoform X1; its protein translation is MDSACSPALGFAINHLGFIQCRSSRTLRRTSVSVSQSQEQSNLEPPKKPDGRIENFNSKSVTIDKTVIPKSQIIQRVSLPPLVSALKASTKQNVASFHFPGHNRGQAAPPSLTQLIGAAPFFHDLPELPELDNLFSPEGPILEAQKLAAKLFGSSETWFLVGGTTCGIQAAVMATCSPGDYIILPRNSHISAISAMVLSGAVPKYIIPEYDYAWDIMGGVTPLQVETALKELELEGQKAAAVFVTSPTYHGICSKLGEISKLCHSRGIPLIVDEAHGAHFGFHPKLPYSAIQQGADLAVQSTHKVLCSLTQSSMLHLSGSIVDREKICRCLQTLQSSSPSYLLLASLDAARAQLSENPEAVFDKCVDAALRVKHLIRKIPHITVLELRNFPNFPAIDPLRLTIGFWHLGLSGYKADEILFKDQGVIPELVGTQSITCAINLGTCGDHLQRLVTGIKNLSAKAISSKILNTERWAEDINQAPFAYMTMAMSPREAFFAKKKRVSIGESLGEICGELICPYPPGIPVMIPGEIITERALNYLLQVRHNGDVISGASDPLLSSLVVCSI